Genomic window (Falco cherrug isolate bFalChe1 chromosome 4, bFalChe1.pri, whole genome shotgun sequence):
GACAAGCGGACAGCACCTTCAGCTCCATGCTTCTAAtgtgattttgtttctgtgcaatGCTGCTTAGTAGAAATCCCCACTGTCAAACACTATCATTTATTCTAAAACAGAGCTACTGACAGATTTTCTAAGAGTATTAGAAGAAGATGGGGGCAGCTGATGGGTgctacagaaacagaagttaCGGGGTGTTAAAAAGGAGTGGAAAACGGGAACCTTTGGAGAAGTACTTTCCAGCACACTAGCCAAAACATCACCGGAGGAGAATGGGTATGTACCCTAGCTGTCTGAGGCTTCCAGGGGATTAAAGGCTCAGCGGGGGAAGGATGATTAAGGGGGCAGGAACGCTGagagcagccaggacagcagggaaGAGGTGGCCTGGAGGACTCATACAACAAAACTGCAGTAGGTGGGTTTGGTTTAGGCCATTTCCCGCACTCCCTCCATGGCAGGGGAAGCCGGGGACCGGTGAAGTGCTGCTGGCCCTCCGTACAGccacagggcagagctggcGGGGGCTGGGACCAGCTTCTGCATTGCTGCCAACGTCCTCCGACCCTATGGCTGCCAGGCCCCTGCCTGACggctgcctgggggctgccaggCCCCTGCCCAGTGGCTACCCACTTGCTGCCACGCCCATGCCCGGTGGCTACCTGATCGCCGCCAGGCCCATGCCCACCCGGGaccgggcggggagggggcggagCCGGTGGGAGGGAGGGGCGGAGCCCGcggtgccccctccccgccagcAGGTGGCGCCGTCCCCGCGGACACACacaagatggcggcggcggcatCGAACGGCGGCGGGACCCCCTGACAACCTTCGGCCTGTCCGCCGCCATGTTGGTGAGGGCGGGAACGGCAGCGGCGGTAACAGCCCTACCCGGGCTGCGCCGATtgtggcggggcggggggaacGGGGCCGCCGCCTGCTTCCCACTGGGCCGGGCGCTGCTGGACGTGCGGGGAGCCGAGGCCGCCCTCTTCCTCCAGGGGCTGCTCACTAACGACGTGACGCGACTGGCAGCGGGcagcgccccccccgccgcggcgctcTATGCGCATGCGCTGAACGTCCAGGGCCGCTGCCTCTATGACGTCATTCTCTACAGGTGAGACCAAGCggaggggcggggaggggctgGGTGAGACCActgccaggggagggggggggggggggggggcgcgtcCTGTTGCTATGGAAACGTGAACGCGCGGCCTTGGCGGGTTTCTCCGTGCTCGCAGGTGGTTCCTGCGGCCATGTCACACATACTGTACGGTATTTCTGGCATAGCTTTATAAATTAACGTGCAAAAAAGCGCTTACCCTGTATATTTTCCATCGCTAGCTGCAGTCTCTGAGTTTCCCCAACAGAAAAGCATAATGAGCTTAATAATTATATAGCGGCCCCCAGGGCCGGCCCCAGGCCTGTGGGAACATTTGGGCCCTATCCAAAACAAGGTGTTTGCGCTATCTCACAGGTGCCCAGTCACTGTCACCACCGTATGGCATGTGACATAATTACACTGTACAGCCACCTCACACGGATATGGTGTcaattaatgaaaaatcaggCTTGCACACACTGTCAGGTCAGGTTAACGGTGTAACTGATGGAAGGCACAGCTGAACgaagcttttccttctgctgaaaaTCCCCTCGCTTCAGATAAGCATAGGGAAGACTGCGTGGCCAGACTGGGTTCTGTCCCCAGGACAGGTGAGGGCAGTATTTGCTAGAAAGGAGTAGAATGGATGGCTGAAAACATTCAGCATTTCACTATGGAGAGATGAGTGTTGCTCTTGCGTGCAGTCTTTGGTGAAATTCCCCAGATATCTAGATTTGCACCAGGATCAAGATACAGCATGTTGGCTTCCGCTACTgcagggtttggttttctgaCCTTGTAGGTGTTACTTTTTTAGGCTTCATAAGAGTCCAGAAGAAGAGCTGCACATCCTGCTGGAGTGTGACAGCAGCGTGCTGGATGCCATACAAAAACATCTGAAACTGTACAAGATCCGGAGGAAAGTAAACATTACCCCCTGCCTTGACCTCTCTTTGTGGGCCGTCATCCCCGGGGAGTGGACTGGAGACATTGCCAGTTCCCTCGCTAAATGTGCAGACCAGGCTCTGATTTTAACTCCTGACCCCAGAACAGAAGTCATGGGCTGGAGACTGATCACAAAGAAAGGAGCAAATCTATCGGAGATTATCCCCGGGAGTCATATTGGAAACATTCAGGATTACCACAGGCACAGGTATAAACAAGGTAAAGCCAAGTTCTGTTTTCAGTCAGTGTCACTGGATTTTGGGAAACTTATTTTTTATCACAGTTTCATGTTATTATCAGAGTCCGTACACTGATAGAGGAATAAATTATAAAAGCCTCATTGGTATGTCTCAGTGTGTTTAGCTTGTTAATAATACAGGTATTATTTGCtactttgaggaaaaaagtgatCTGGTAGTTATAATTCTGTCTGGCGGCTGAGTCAGTATTTGGGTACAGTTTCCCGTTACTAAGATTATGAGGCAGTGGGTCGGGAAGGCTCACAGCGAAAGAAAAGCAGGATTATTCATTTTCTTAGAGGGAAACTTCTGTGGTTTGAGTCATTTTGTTATTTGGGGATTACGCACAGTCTGCGTGTTTTCCTTGTTGctaaggaagggaaagaaacaccCTAACTGACTTTCCTAAAAATGTATGACTGGATTTGCAGAGTTAACTCAGAGGCCAAGGGGCAGACAGTTGATTTGAGAGGGAACTCACTCCTAGGAGCCCCTGTGCCTGCACAGAGCTGCCGTTGATTTTACTGTGTCCACGCAGATAGTAGATTAAATTAATGGGCAGACTGGAAGACAATAGTCCTTTGCTTAAACCTGAGTCCATCTGGTTCGGAAAAGCTAGCTGCTAACGGGTCAGACTGGTCTGGACTGTGGTGGTGTGCTGCCTCCCTGAAACACCAgctgctgtggaaggctgggtCCAACACTCTGCttcaaaaaaatactatttttgtgTCATTGGTCACAAAAAGAAGGGCTCGTTATACAGACATTCAGCATTTGTGCTTTAGCAAAGACCTTTGGCCAACTCACGTTCTTTAGCTCTGAAGAAAATAGCTCTTATTGAGTCAATTAAAGTCTGCTTGTGGGGGAGTGTGGGTGAAAAGGATCTTGCCATTGGCATTACATGTACATTGATGCCTTTGTATGGGAGTCTGCATTGTTCCAGGTGCTTTGAATTTCCACCAGTATGCTTATGAGGTGCTGTAAGCTTTGTGAAGTTAGGTTCTAGTGTGGTTCTGTTTACCCTTAAGAGTAATCTTTGCTAACCGTTTATGGCTAATGATTTCACTCAGGCCCAAACCAGAGTACTCAGAAGTTCATTATTTCACGTTGCTTCTTATGGGTTCTCTTGGTTTTACAACCTACAGAGGAAGCATACTCCAGAAAtcttaaatactgaaaatttttcCACATTTACCTGTGgaaaaatttacatttactCTTTTCCTAGGAATTCCTGAAGGTGTGAAAGATCTTCCTCCTGGCATAGCCCTCCCGCTGGAATCAAACCTGGCCTACATGAATGGCATCAGCTTTACTAAAGGCTGTTACATTGGACAGGAGTTGACAGCCAGGACCCACCACATGGGCGTCATTCGCAAACGTCTGCTGCCAGTCCGCTTTTCAGCTCCGCTTCCCAAGGATGGCATTCCTGAGGGCGCTGAGATCTTAACTGAATCGGGAAAGTCGGCTGGCAAGCTGCGGGTTGGAGGAGGTGAACTTGGTATAGCTTTGCTGAGGTTAGCTAATATAAATGAACCACTCTACCTAAATATAGGAGGTGATAAAGTGAAGCTCACTGCAGGTATACCCGAGTGGTGGCCAAAACCGGCTAGTAAATAAATGATGAATCACTGTTTGCCTTATTGAGAATATATTTGGTGTGTTAAGTTTGGGAAGGTGCCTCTGCCTTCAGCTGTTGTTTGTGGTGTTTGATGGGTGTGGGTATTACGCATTGTTCAAATTGGGACTAAACAGCAGGAACCCAAACCAGCAGTGGGTCGCTGGGACAGGAGGATAATCTGTTAAGCGCTATGGGAAGACCTGTAGAGCGTATGCAGGGCAGCGCAGCTCCTCCTGAGATTATCCCACATTTATTTTGGGGGTGCCATGTGTGGTTGGGTTGGATTCCTGCTAAATTTTCAGTTCACTGCTTGCTCAGACTGTGCTCCACATAGGACGCAGTGTGCATTCAGGCTGAAGCGAGCAGGAGTTTTCTCGTTGTTTGCACTGAATGTTTCTGTTTGGAATAACCATTCTGTGGTATTATAATCTTACTTTTAATGGAGACCATGCTGCTCTTGTGTAAGAGATACTCAGGCTAAAGTGTTCACTGCAAATTAGTCCTTGCATTGAGCTTCGTCTTAAACTTGCTGATTGGGTGGGTGTTTTTTCCCACCACTCTAACTGCTAATTATGTTCAGGAAGAGGAATACCTTGTACTTGATATTTCAGACCTTGATTTTTAAGGCATCCCTGGTGGGAAAGCTCTCCAACATCCTGGTCCCATCCTCTGCCTCGGTGCCGACAGAGGGAGCaccgccagcagcagccagctcctctgccaCTCCTGACCTCAGTCATGCATGCTTCCTTGACTGAAAACAACTGTTTTGAAGAGGAAAGTGGTATTCTACAGAAATGACGTGCATAGTGCATGCCCTGGAGTGGCTATTGTGTTGGTGTACTGGTGCTTGGCAGAATAATCCCTTACTAGAAGCACGTGCCCTCCAGTTGCCAGCAACAGTTGaggggtggatttttttttttggcatgtgtCTTTTTGCTGTCATCTTGTAGAAAAACTCTCCAAACTTTCCTGCAGCCTTTGGCAGGGTTTTCCTCACTCCCTCCATAAAGTTGGTGAAGGGACAGTGTGTCCCAATCTCTGACCTTTGCTCCTTCCCTCAGCATTAAGCTGCAGTCCCTGGAGAAAGAGTTAATGCCACATGTTCTCTTGGCTTAGCCTGATGTACCCCAGTGAGGATTTTCACCATATCCTCTTCTCTGACTGCTTCACCACCACGCTTGTTCTGAGACCTCTCTGTAACCCCCATACAAAACCCCATTCCTGCTGCTGTCTCTAGCTGAGTTTTTTTCCACCTACCATCCATCCCCTCTGGGTTTTCAGAGCAGCCCAgtacttcagcatttctttgctgtgtttttctggcTCCTGTTGCTCTTCTGCCTTCAcactttttcttgcttctgcagTCAATGTATTCCTCTTTGCTTCCCCAAAGCCAACCAGCTCTGTGCCTCCTAACCCCATCAACCTGCAGTAATTTATAGGAGCCctatgtatttttgtattacaATAAATCCATTACGTGCGCGCTCTTGGAATGACGTGTGTGTGGAAGGGCGTGATGAAAGAGATGAACAGGTGACATCCCATTCTGACCAAAAACCTCCTCTTGCATGTACGTTTGTAACAAAAACCGTCCAAAGCATGTTCTGCCACTGTTGCAGTGTCACTGTTACTGTGAAGGAAATTTGCCTGTGAAAAATACTCATATTGGTTAAAATTCTTTATGCTTGCTGTAAAATGAATCTGTAGAATATCTCATTAAAATTTTACTGTGGCAGTAATTTATATGTGACTCGTCTGAAAGAGGTGCTaccttttttttgccttgcgTGAGCATacacaacaatatttttttcagttgcttgcTGACAAGAAACACGTCTTACATTGTTCGTCACCCCTTTGTCAGGTTTGAGATTCTTAAAgtctttctgctgaaaaaataaatgaaactgcaGTGCTTCACCCCTGCTGGATCCTGTGAATGTGACAAAGGCGAGACTGTGCTGCCCATGTTGATGCCGCTTTGccagaagcagcttttcctcTGCCACCCATTGTGCAAAGTCTCCTCAGAATAGTTTTATTGTATCGGTATGCGCCCAGCCTGAATAAACactacttttcttctgtttggggAAGCCATGAATCTTTTCTGGCTCAAACAagtttcttttgtcttcttaaTGTTATAgttaaattgaaataaattgagTCCAAATAAATTCACTAAATCTTtattaaggcaggaaagcaaaagcagcgcGCTGGGTGGCCGGGGAGTCGCAGCTCCACCTAAGGCTCGCAAATtcaagcaagctgagcagctcttttaTCTTCACCAAGGTCGCTTCTGACATCTTCGGTAGGCCCCTCTGCTTCTGTTATCGTGGTTTCTTGTCAAACAGGACGTTCCCATGTTTGGTGTAGCAAGATAACATTGTGGACATGTCTCTTCTTGTTAAAACAGGAAGTTCTTAAGACCACCACAATGGGTTCGTTCCTCTTGCTTAACTTGAttgatcagcaaattacccTTAGCTACTTATTACATTTAACGTATTTGAAAGCCTTTTCGACAGCTGCAGGTTACAAGTGTGGGGGATTAGGGTGCAAAATAAGGTGGTACTAAAAATAAAGAGGTACTAGATTCTGGAGAAAGGACGTGGCAGGAACTGGGCAGCCCCAATCCACGTCAACCTCTCAGGTTTGTAATTCTCCCTCACTGCCTGCTCCATCGTcggctggggctgggaagccGGGTTGTTAGCCGTGCGGGCGCAGGGTCGATTCTGCAGCGGTGTTTGCCTGGCTGATGATCCATGGCAGAGCAAATCTCCCCCAGCACAGGTGGGGCCAAACGAAGAACAGAGAGGAACCCCACTGGGGAACCCCACCGAAGCCATGGTGGGGCCAGCCAAAAAAGGGGTTACCAACAACCCACCGCTTCCTCACGTCAGCCAAAGGGCCGCAGCCTCCTCAGCAGCATGTTTAGTAACTTATTTCTGCAGGAATGAGGGATTGATGAGAAACAAGCCCCCAGCAGCAAGCCCACACGGCCCCTCCACCTCCTCGGGAAAGAAACCAGGCGCTGCTGTGATGCAGTTCTGTCAGGTTTTCACGCTTCCCTCAGCATGGCGGCTGCTCAGGTCTCAGCCTAAATAGAGCTGGAAAACAGGGACCCGCTGTCCGAGGGGCCAACCCCTTCTCAGTCCCCATTTTCCaagtgtgtgtgtccccccgctgcctcagtttcccctcgCCGCCTCAGTTACCCCCTCCCACTGCACAACGATTCGCGCCTCCCCTTTccaacctcccccccccccctttcccccgCGCAGTGGTTGCTCCCACCGGCGGCCGCTGACCTCCCGCTCCCGCCCTTGCCGCTCCCGCCCGATCGCCGCGAGGCTGTTGGGGCGGCTGTAAcggcggggggggcggtgcTGGCGGCAcgcgccggcccggcccctcaCGGCGGGAGGGAGGATAGAGATGGTGATGGGTAGCACGCAGCCTGCGGCCGCTCGGCCTGACGGGGCTTCCCGGGCAGAGGTGAGGCGTCGTGGCTGCCCTCCTGCTgccgggcagggcccggggcCCCGGAGCTGAGGGGGTGTGCGGCGGCCGGGGAGGTGGCGAGGCGCTGCGCTTGTGTGAGGGGAGGAACCCGGCCTGTGCCCTGTGAGGAGCTGCCGCGCGGCTGGTGGGCTCCCCTGGAGGGAGGGGACCCCCTGTGGCTGCCGGTAGAGCAGAACAAGGTGATTAAAGCACGTATCTGCGAAAGTACAAGGCTGTTTTCCTCGTCCGCTTGCCTGTCACACGTACCCTGACGGGTATGTGCGTGCTCGGGAGCTACAGAGCCGTGAGCCCTGCTGGCACCAAACCCCAGTGACGTTTCTGCACGGAGATAAAGAGAGCTGTGAAATAAGCAAGTAGTATAGCTCGAAATCCCAATGGAGCAAGGCAGGAGTCCCTTTCAGAAACTGCGGAGGGGCTGATATTTTGGtttcaggaaattttttttttgttgttttgttttgttttgtttttttctccctcctggtTATTTCCCCCACCCCCGGAAGCAGTGTCTGATTTAATTGTTATGGTTTTTTACATTTCCTGTCACagtaaaaagccaaaaaagttGTCTCGGTATGGTAAGGGGTCGGGAAGAATGACTGCTACTATTTAAGTCTGCTGTATAAATAGATGTTCGACTGAGTTACTAAAATCATTGCGGTCTGCTCTTTTAAATGGATCATTACCGGAATGCATTCACgctgctggggccaggctgaTGTTAGGAGATTGTGTGTGAGCAACACCTTCACACTGAGTTACTTGAAGATAACAAGTTTAAAAAGCCCTTACAAATGCTTCTAGCttaatattagtatttttaGTATGTTTGCCCCCTGTTAACGCATTGCTGAAACCTTTGAAATTTTCAGGGGGTGTCTGAATGCTGCCCAGATGAGAGTCACAGATATGATTTATTCTTCACAGCCTGTGGTGATCCTCCTTTTCCATTAGGCTTGTTTTCTCCAGTGTTTTCAGGGCAGGGGAATTTGGCAGCTTTTGTCCTGTTGTTCCCAACCATTGCTACTGAAGCCATGTGCTGTTTACATGGTTCTGCGTGGGCACTAGGGGCATTTTACATGTTACTTTGAGAGGACAGTGTACCTACTACTGCTTGTAGGTACTTTCTAAGACTATTACTGGGTGTACAGTTTCAGCTGGATGGTAGCAAAGAGGTATGCTACATTTTGACATCAAACGTTTCTCTCAACCATGTTTGCCTGTGCggtattttgcttttacagagACTGTGAGCCCTTCAGAAAAGGctgtcttgatttttctgtaaCATGCTGTTCTCAAGctagcagaaataatttatgtcTGAAGTGTTTTTGTGGATTCATGTCTGgatttatttccccccccctgTCTTGCCCAGGCCAAATGTGTGTGAAATTCTGCTGTCAGTCTTAATTTGAAGCTACTGGGGTCTACTCACGTCACTAAAATCAGTGCATGTACTTTAGTACTGTGCTGCCATAACACTGTCGATGTTTGTggtttctcagttttctttaatCCCTTGTCAATGTGGCTTGAgatttttgatctttttttcttgaaacacaTTAATTCAGTGTGTACTATTGGCAGCATTGGTGCAAGTATGCTATTCCAAAAACCTAAATGTGGAAAAGGGTCTAAAAGCTTCCTGTGTCGTGTTTATATATGTTATCATTCTAAAATTGTGCTTATATCAGGCAGTTGGAGAAACTGGAGGAGGACAGCCACAGTCTGCCCACCATTACAGCTTTGTGGAAACTGGAGGGAGAACAGCAATAATGTAAACAAGGGCTGAGGTTTTTAGGGAGGGGTAACCATTTCCTATTTACTCCTGTGTCTGAAAAGCTATATGGAATACCCTTAAACAACATTTTGGGAAGGTTATGTGCTTTCAGTGGTAAGTGCTACAGTGACAGCAGTGAGGGAAGGACTTCACAGAACAAGGTGCTGTTACCGTAACTTAGTGAAAATGCCttgggaacagaagaaaaactctAGGGAaagtggtgtgtgtgtgtgcattttgggttgggttttggttcccccccccccccccctcccttttaGGATCTTCTGTCTAGTTTACCTGCATTAAGTTGTTGAAGAGCTTAAGACCAAATGGTTTTCTGATTTCCACTGTAACACTTCTAGTTGTCATAGGAGTTTTCTCATCTTCTGTAAGATGCATTTAGGGGCAGTTGTATTGTTCAGGGTGAACATTGTGTTTTTAGGTTTAACTCAGATGACTTAAGTGTATATTGAAGGGCAGCTTgaggtttgcttttaaaaaagttagcCAAACTTGTTAGCCCtctactttctctttttttctagtctCAAGACTAATGCTTGACTGATGATGGACTACACTTCCGAGCAGCTAAACtgtataatataatataatatattttgtAGGGTTTCTggtgttttcttcaaaaagatgaaaattactCTGTTAGCCTTTTCCATtgtctctggattttttttatttgcttaaattaaattttcattctttttatagTACTAAAAATACGGTGATGTGTGGGAAGGATGAAATTTCATCATCTGAGTTAAGGCAAAGAGTTGTgggaaaataattatctttgtaaggaaaaatatgtaaaagctGATAACGTAACTGTCAACAATATGTTTGGAAGTGGGGAGAAGGTGAGTGAGGTACAGCACTTTAGCATGAAAGCAAGCTGTCAATTAAAATAaaggttattttaaatttttgttacAGGAAGCATAGGGCTTGTTTTGCTCTCCCTGCAAGCCTTTCGTAGTTACGTAGCTGGGGTGAGCCGAATGATGGTTTTCAGTGGGGAGCTTGGAACAGGAGTGGCAAGTGCTTCATCACTGCTGACAAAAAACATTAATTccagtgaattattttttcatgtggaaATATCAAAACCCCAGAGGCAGAAGAGATGATGAACTTGTCATAAGAACTCTTGTACTGTTAAGCAGAATGTTTATACATATATTGCTTATTATATGTGTATTATAGCAATTAAAATTTCCTCACTGGGTCGTGGTTGCTGATTACAGCTTAAATGGTTTTGGAAGTATGTGATCACTTGAGAGTAATTgcttagaaattatttcttgtgtgggaaggaggagaagatgCATTTCAAAACCTCCCacatacttttcttctttcccagctgAGAAGCGTGTCCAGGCTAGGTACCCCAGTTCAGCTGTATTTCTCGGGCAGTCCCTGTAAGCCTCTGTGTGAAGGGGACAGTTCCTAAGGCTCACAGTTGCAGTCCTGGATCCTGTACCTTGTAGTTATTGCACAACAGAGGAAAGACTACAATTCCCATAGTACTTCCACATACTGGTACTCCAGTGACATCAGACATTACATGGCTGAGACTGGTTGTAAAGCAAGAAGACCAAAAATGTAAGCTTGGtgtttctttcacttctgtagCAGGGCCTTTGGCAGTGTGGAATCTTTGCTTACTAGGGGAGGATTTCAGTTGCTGCAGAGGTATTTGAAAGGGTGtgtatctgaagaaaacaagaggtGACATTTAAGGGCACGCAATTTGCACTGTTTATTGTAGTGTTGGTGCAGCTTGGAGATTCCTCTGTTGGAATAGCGATGTGGAGTAATTGCTTAATGCAAGTGCTGTTAGTTTGTCTCTAGGGGCTGTTTCCTTGCCCACAGCCCCAAATCcgcttgctgcttttctgctgtttttgtCCTGCAGTTTCAAGGGGTGGAGGAGAGACGCTATCATAGCTTGGCAACAGTTTCCGTGTGCGAGTAGTAACCGAGGTGTGTAGCGTGGGTCCCATGGCAGCAGTGTTAGGGAAGGTAAAGGAGGTGCGGCAGCAGCACCGGTTCAGCACCGTGTGGGCTACGCCACCGGGCTGGAAAGCACCGggatcagctgctgctgcagtgttcTGGTGTGTGCAACTGGCATGTTTGAGTGCCTGCGCTGCCTTTGCTTCCCCAGTGGCCTGTGTCGGCGGGAGGAACGCGGGCAGGGAACGGCTGGTGGTAACATCTGTGCAGGTTTGTCTCCGTGGAAGTTGATTCTTGCGAGGGGATGAGGTCTATGTGTGTTCTGTTCTTCAGGACAGATGCTAGGTGTCTGGAGTGACACTGATATTTtagaaagctggaaaacaatCCAGCAAAGTGATGTCTGCAGTGTAATATTTGCTTGTGTTGCTGTAGTTCAGAGTGAGTGTAATGATTTATTCGCCTGAATGGTGCCAGCCTTTCAAGTGATCGCGTATTGCAAGCATCTGATAAAAACATAATTCTCCAAACACAAATGTCTTGTGTTGACCACCAGAGTCTTCTACCAGGGACAATGAGGAAAGACTTAGGAAGTGGATGGGAAACTTGGAAATACTTAACTGTCATCCTTTCTCTGAGAAATGTAATAACTTCTCAAGCAGGTAATAGATCccctttcatttctctgtagAAATAGTTTAGATCTGTTAAATTATATTGTAACAGTGTTTGCTCAAGTCTGCAGTCTTGAAGACATCTACTTAGTACTTGAATTTCAGAAAGTGAGGAGTAGGTCAAAAAGTAGCTTTATATCTAATCTTGGTAGTTTAATGAAATTAAGATACAAATCTCTATATAACTATATATCGCGTGCACAGATCCTTATgcaacagattaaaaaaatcctatctTTTTGGCCACATATGCCAGTTAGTAACTCCAAAAAGTTTGGTTTTACACATTCAGTAGTTgataatttcagtatttttgtttgaaagtatATTTGCAGAGACACTTTGATTTTTATGGTGTTTAAATTGTACAAGGTAGTCCATGTGTCAAAACGAATCTGGGAAAATACCTTGTAATTTCAGATTATATTCCTAACCAGAAAAGTTTATACTGAGGGTGTATTAATACCAATAATCCTGTTTTACAGCAATGTGTATTTGAAAGGACATGATCTACAAATCATGCATTTAAGCTGCCTTTGGATTGGTTGGCTCACAAGTGAGTGAAGTTCAGTTAAAAACTCTGTACCTCTTTGTTTAATAGTCCCTTGTGCTTCCCTGGTCTACCAGGAGATAGTGGAGTGTGACACGTGGTAAGAATCATAACTGAAGGTGAATATATATAGAGAGGTGGCTGGCATTAAGTTCCCTTATATTTCCATGGAGCCTGCAGTGCACTTGAATTACATGATTCAAATCCTTAAATGTGTATTTGCTGACTAGGTATTTTGAATGTTGTAGGCTGTTTAGTGATAGATGCATTAAAGGAGCTGTCTTTTGCCAGCTTTGTAAAACTGTCCCTTAGCAGTCCCAAATTTGAGCTTTTGGCTAGTGACATTGCAGCTGAGTTCtgttcactgtttttaaaactggCAACTTCATGTTAATGTTTCATGAaggtttacttttttatttgggAATTAGGGTCTTATGGATTTCATAAACAAAAAACATCCTCTGAAACTCCAGAGTAAGGGCAGAAAGCTTCAGTCATTTTTGCGAGCAAAAGTACTTGGAAGTAGTAGGACTCTGATGTTCAAACTACTTGTGGCTTTGGACCACAGCTAGAGTGATAGATGTATAAAAATCTATCATTAAAACCAACATcagtaactttttattttaatactttaaatgAATGGCAGATCAGGGCTTTGTTTCTAAGCTACCTGCTggcaatttattttctcaaattaaTAAAGCAAGTATTGCAGTAAGTGGGGAGGTTACAAATTTGAATTTCTGAAATTACTGACTTTAGGTAGGCTGAAGTTATAATAATTGCACATACATAGGCACAGTTCCCAGTGGATAAATCTGTATCACATGGTGTCCTGAGTGCTTACTATGCTT
Coding sequences:
- the IBA57 gene encoding putative transferase CAF17, mitochondrial isoform X2: MLGLLTNDVTRLAAGSAPPAAALYAHALNVQGRCLYDVILYRLHKSPEEELHILLECDSSVLDAIQKHLKLYKIRRKVNITPCLDLSLWAVIPGEWTGDIASSLAKCADQALILTPDPRTEVMGWRLITKKGANLSEIIPGSHIGNIQDYHRHRYKQGIPEGVKDLPPGIALPLESNLAYMNGISFTKGCYIGQELTARTHHMGVIRKRLLPVRFSAPLPKDGIPEGAEILTESGKSAGKLRVGGGELGIALLRLANINEPLYLNIGGDKVKLTAGIPEWWPKPASK
- the IBA57 gene encoding putative transferase CAF17, mitochondrial isoform X1 encodes the protein MLVRAGTAAAVTALPGLRRLWRGGGNGAAACFPLGRALLDVRGAEAALFLQGLLTNDVTRLAAGSAPPAAALYAHALNVQGRCLYDVILYRLHKSPEEELHILLECDSSVLDAIQKHLKLYKIRRKVNITPCLDLSLWAVIPGEWTGDIASSLAKCADQALILTPDPRTEVMGWRLITKKGANLSEIIPGSHIGNIQDYHRHRYKQGIPEGVKDLPPGIALPLESNLAYMNGISFTKGCYIGQELTARTHHMGVIRKRLLPVRFSAPLPKDGIPEGAEILTESGKSAGKLRVGGGELGIALLRLANINEPLYLNIGGDKVKLTAGIPEWWPKPASK